CTAATCTCCGTCCCTTCTCTTGCTAGGTTGCTAATTTTTAGAGGTAATCTTCCGGCCATTTTTCGCTATCGAGGAAAGACTTGAGTAACGGTCGAAACCTAAAAAATTTACAGAGAGCAGCAATAGAGAAGATATGTAGACAGACCATGCGTATAGACAGCCTTTTTCCTCGCGACGCTTCTGACATGATCATAGTATGACATCTCCTGAGGAGACGGTGCGCCCTCCATGTTGCCAAGTCTCAGAGGAAACTCGAGAAATGATGAACTGACTCCTGTTCTATCAGAGCGGCATTATATGCAGAACAGAGTCGTCCCTTTTCTTCTGCAACCGGCGAGCATAGTAGTAGTAGTTCCTTTCGAGGTATAGAGCGGTTCCTTTCACGAATTTAATGCATACCTCACCAACTCCTAGCGATTCCATTTATCGTGGTCGTTTGGGGGAAGTAGGAGTGCTCATGTGTCCCTCTCCATTTGCCGCCCCCGCAATTTGGCTCGATGCTTTCAACCAACACTCATGAGCATTTTGACATTGCAGCCCCGAGAAAGTTGCTTACAGAGAGACCTATCACTCCGGCTCAACAGCCCGATCCTATCCATGTGAGGACACGTCGATGTCCACAGCCGGCACATGATTATAACATGAGAGACGCTGGCCAAAGATCATCAAGACGCGACTTGCCACGGCCGTTGATCGGTGTGGAGGCCCCTGAGACCTGCAACGGAAGGCCGAGATGCAAGTGCAACGACCACATCTGCGACCAGTGCTTGCTTCGCATGACAAGGTGTTCAAAGAGTTCCTCATCGATACATGATTTGatccttctcttttgtttttgttttttttccttttttagagcGATTCCCCTTGAGAAGTTCAGAAACAAGTAGCCGGTGACAATACACGAATGATTGAAGGGTGCCCGTGTGACCAATTTGCCACAAACTTAAATCTTCATTTATCACTTAACCACAACCTATTTACTCAATTTCAGAATCTACCGTCAAGTTTCGGCATGCGGGGACCAACAGCAACAAGACTGGCGCTGCAGATGGTCCAACCCCCATCGCAGAAATCACATTAAATTAGTAGGTCTTCGATGAAATGGCAAGATCACATTGAAACAGACATAGCCAGCTCGCCCTGTTGACGAGCTTGAGTTTGATCATGCGAATTATATACCCGTGCGCACCCTTGTTGACGCAGGGCAAAAGCTTTGATAGACCTTGAGAGCATATTGTAggatcaaaagagaagaaataggTTAAATTATCAGCGAAATTCAAAGTAATTACAAGATGTAGTATGTGTAAACCTAGTCTAACCACTTCTGAGGCAAAAATGTACCAAAGACAACAAATTCTTAGTAGTGACTGCCAAATCAACGTGGGGAATAGCATTAAACAGTCATTATTCCCAACTTACCCTGAATGAGACAACCCTCCAGCTCTTCAACGAGGtccaaaagcaaaggaaaagagggaaagTTTCAGCTTCGGCTGAAGTTGAACTAAAGGGTTCAGGATGACCAAAAAGGAAACAAACACACGATCTTAATCCCTTACATCCGAACTGAGCATCAGGAATCATTTTCATTAACCGTGTAAAGTGGATTGCTGTCAAATGGTTGGTAATTGACCAAAACATTGATGCTCTGAATTTACATCATGAACTTGACAGACGTACCGcaacttttgagaaaaatatataaagcaTTGGCTTTTGGTTAATAACCATCTGGGCAGGCATGGATGCTTAAGCATCAACATATCCTATAGCAATACGGTAGAGTACCATTCCAGGAAAAGTGAtcacaagaaagagagagaacaacgCCATTGCTGGTATAACGAAGTAATGACTTCGGGAGAGCCTAGAATAAGCAATGAAAAGCCCCATCTAACTTCTGCAGCAAGATTTTTCGGCAAACTAAGGAGAACTGAGAAGGATTAATAAAGATAATGTTCACGGAATGCAAGTATAAACATAGATCTTTACGATATACTGGAATTTTACAGCTTCAACTTTACTAAGGTAGTAGAACTTTCATACGCCGATAATCAAACATCTCTAGTTTGTCTTATGCAATCAACAGATCACATAGGACAAGGGGAGCCAAAATATGCAGTGGAAAGCAGTATGACAATACCTGTAGCTCTAAAAAAGCAGAGCAACGCGTCTCTTGCAGATTTTAGGTGAGTTGAGCGgcaaaaatgttaattatatgccaAGTGAAGGGGGCAAGATGCATCTGTTGTCAGCGAAAACAATCACAAGCCACGAATTTCTCATTGAATGAAAACATCTTAAGATTTATTGAATAGTAATATAAAATCTATCACATCACACTCATCTATTACAATGAAAAAATGGTGGATACTTAAGAACATGTACTATGTGGCATATGCCAGCAACACCCCACATAAGTAATGGCCAACAGAATTAGCATCCtcaggccaaaatgaaataccAAATTTATGAAGCAATGAGAATGAAGCATCATCATGACCTTAACTAATCATAGTAAATTATTCTGAGTACACAGCTACTCTACTTGGGCTTTGTCCACCTTCTGATACTCTTCCGACTCTTTGGTCCATAAATCTCCAAACTCGCAGTTCTTCCAAGCTTCGAACCACGGACCTCCAAGGGTATAATGTATGGCTTTAGGGTATGTACTGGGATCATTTTCGACGACCTTGTTATGCCCCACAAGGAAATTCCACACAAAGGGTATCGAGCCAATCTCACTGTCATCGAGCCACTGAAACCTGTGCAAATAAGCACCTGTCTGGGTATTCACCACCTCAGGGGTCAACACCTTGTTCTTGGGATGTCCACAGTTATACAGTACCATTGAAGACCAGTTTTTCCTGGGATACACCGTTTGCACGGCTCCATCCATCTTCGTGGTCTCTTTAGGCGTATAGTCATGTTGAACACACATTACAGCATATTTATCATCCAACAGGCTCCTCAACTCTTTGATGTCCTCTAAGTAGAGAAAATCACAGTCCACAAACATCGCCCAACCATCAAAATTAGCCAGATGTGGAGTCAAGAACCGAGTAAACGAGAACTCGGTGCTCTCCAGCTTCCCTCTCTCCCGCCAGTACAAGCCATTCTTCCTCAATTCAGATTGCTTGATGGGGTTAATCTCAATGGGGATTGATGATCTCTTCAGAATAGAGTAGCGGCAGACCTCATAAGCAAGGTCCTCACGTGGATCGTACCCAATGAAGATCTTCAAGGGCTTCTCAAGTGAATTGTTGATAGGAGCACCGTTAACAGCACCATTCATCATCTCCTCGGAGATTTCCTCAACTATTTCGAGTCTTTTGGACGAGATCCAAGATTTCCAGCTTGCTGATTTAGACGCAGTGCCGCGAACGAAAACAAGATCTGGATGCGCAGATAATCCTGCATCAGCAAAGCAAAACAACCAATGAAGCAAACGATAATGCACCTGAATTCGCAAGCCGAGCGCTTTCATCAGCGCAACACTCGCTACAAGAACAGAGATCAGAAACCGAAAAGCCACAACGCAGGAACTAAAAAGATCTACACAAATGAGAACAGACACATTAGTTTCGCCAGATCATGCTGCGCATCCCGATTCGCAACATTTCGACATGCTCAACATTCCCTATGTCGAATGAATCCCGCGAGCTTCCGGTCGATATCTAAAGAAAAAAACGCCGGGAACGGGCATCCAGATTCTCGCCCCATCACGGTCGGAATGGTCTCGGCCCGCGACACGCGGTTGCCGACCCAGAAACCCAAACGCGCACGCAACGCGCAAATGCGCCCCCTTTTCCGCAGAAAGCACAGATTCGACGCGTACCCACAATCgggaaagacaaaaaaagaagcgAAACAATTCcccggctgcggcggcggcggcggcgctaCCCGGGCAAAGCCCACCTCCGGGGAATTGCAGATCCgcgagaggaagaggaatgtACCTGGAGAGCGAAGCGAGCGGGGAGTGcttggcttcttccttcttcttcttggttaaTGCTGCTTCTTCTGGATTTCTACTGCGATTCTTGTGGGGTATTTATGGGACGGGAGGGACGgcaggcggaggaggaggcggagacCATAGAAAGAGAGGGGTGGCGACCGTTGGTTTGAACGTACGGCTCGGAGATATTTGCGGGACGGACATCGCACGGAGCCGAACAGATGTACTTCTTTTGGAAAGTAAATATCGTCCCCGGATATCATTCCTCAGTAATGATATTATTCTTAAtctcattttttataaattggaCAGAGATAGTATAAGatgttaacatatatatattatttatgtgATTGATCAGTGGATATGAGTGAGTATGATTCAGATAGAACCCTGAAACCTGAGAACCAGACTAATAGGAACCtataggtttcaagttctaagTCATATATGATGTTAAcatatatatcatatattatatgttttttttttttttttttatgtaattgaTTAGCAGGTTCGTCTTGTGAAGGCATGGCAATTTGACACTATGTTTGATTATTTATGAGATGgtttagggaaaaaaagaataagtagTCTATGGCCAAGCGTGGCGCATCAATTGGCATGGGAGATTATTCGAtttgaaagaaaacataaatgaaGGGGGATGATAGATTTGAAATTCAtaagagaaaagtgaagagttCAGAATGCGAAAGAGTTAAAAACGTGACATTTGGAGTTGGATGCTTAATTGCTCAAACAACCTTTTTAAAATACTTTAGTCTTTTTTGCATCGAGTATACATTTACCTTTTTCAGTCCACCATTGAGTTTAGTTTTTCTCTCTCAATAAAATCATTAAGTTAGGACttatttgatgaaattgataATGGCTCTCCATATGAAATTCAATAAATCTCTCAACGAAAACACATGATTTTATCATAATTACCATTCAAAAGGTGTTAATAGCATCATTGAAAATGTTCAAATTTCCATTAAACAGCTCTCTATCGAGAGTGAATCAAATACTTCCCTCATGACCTAACGCATCATCTGAGCTCTTCCCTCGACTGCATATCCGAAGACAAAATCAATTCGTACTATCAAAAGGAAATTCGTTAACATCCGTTTTAACGAGCGCCTCGATCGCGCACTCGTCGACAAGAGTAATTATTCATCAAACCGAGTATCGTAAACGAGCGCTTTTTGAAATACTAATTAATGGCGATTTAAGAAAAAGGAGATGCGTTATATATTCTATGATTGTAAAATTGGAAAAGCGACCGGTAGGGTTACCGCGTGAAAAACGACCGAAATTCACGTTTTGCATGCGAGCACCCACAGACTTCTGTTGCCGCAAAGCGATGACACCCTGTCCCTGTCCCTGTCTACCTGTCTCTGTCGGTGGCCTGCCATCGATTCCCGTGGGCTGGGCCTGGACTTGGAAGCCATGACTCACTcaattttttactttaaaaaattaaaagaaaaagctacCGAGAGGGCTCCAATCCACGTGTGAAACATaattaattcgaaaaatatttttcttaaaattattgtcttcatcatttgaaataattagtcaataaaaaaaaaaattctcactaCTAGTAACGGTTTATTTCTAGACATTTTGTGAACGATAAAAGtattttcgttcatttatttttgtaaccAATAGAAGTGATTATCTTTTCCGaactattcatttttcatgaagcaAACGGGAGctttacttaaaaattatttttgtaaaaatgataatttgcaTTACTTATAAACTGAACATTTTTCTCGCTGTCCGTAAAGATGTTATCGTCgatggtgaaaatatttttcatttactgATTATTTTAAGTGTTACGAAATCAtcgtttttaagaaaataactttttaaatcGTTCAAATTTTGTGAACTGGGCGGAGCCCACCAAGCTAAAGATCAATACACGCGATGTCAGCATGTGTAACTTTTGTCGGTCAGAGCGGGGGAAAAACTGGGCATTGTGACCATACTCTAGCTGGAGTACCGTAATCGCGTGTCCTTTTCTTAGAAGTGGCTACAGTCATAGATTTTGCTGGTATCTCGCGCTCGAGCATGACCTGTCCTTGACCTTTCCGAATGTTTTAAGACTTCAAGAAGGCCCGTGAGATTTAGCCCATATGTTGATCTCCAGCCTCGTCAATTCTTTTGCCAGGACGATCAGGCTTTGATTCAGGCGCATCCTCTGTTGGCTTATGGAATTTCAAGCATATTCCCTTTTAGACCGGTGCCGACATGGAGCCCGATTGCACATCCGCCGTTTAGATGAGATGGGTGCGCCTGAATTAGGTTCATATACTCTCAAAGTAAGCGATGATATCCGTCAAGGGTGAATAGTTTTAAAGGAAGACTAAGAGAAGGCCCATGAGATTTAGCCCCTATGTTGATCTCCAGCCTCGTCAATTCTTTTGCCAGGACAATCAGGCTTTGATTCTACCTAAAACTTAAGTTTTAAAGGAAGACTAAGAGAAATTCAGGCATTTATAGTGTGGAAATCTCGGAAGATTTAGGTTCCTCGTTTTTAATCTAAAACTTGCTCTATCATAAGTTTCAAGGTTTTACTTGTATTACGATTCATCACCTTTAATGATCACTACTTATTGCTAGTTCACTGACCAAAACTTACATTTAGACacgaagaaaatgaaatattaataaattaaatgtcTCAGTCATTAAATAGAAGTTCAAACTAATAGTTTCATATTATGCACTTATCATGGTATGTCATAGAACACTACATGATCATGTGAAGAAatagaccaagaaaaatattaaaatttgttctaGGTTCAAGGTTCAACCTATCCAAAACCTGATggattctatttctttttccctgaaATGTTGATGATTTTAGATTGAAAATTCCTCCCTTCTTTTTACAATGGCTTGTAGGAGGCTGATTTAGTGTCGAAGATCAAGCCCACACCCAGAGACTTCTGCGGCCCGCAAACGAAGGACTCCCTTTCTGCCTACGCCGTTGATATTTAATCTTAAACACACTATGGAtgatattaaaatttttgtcatccaaaaatgaatgaattttatgttcttctaatttttttcatttaatttagcTACATCATTTAGATGTTCGGATTGGGGAGTGTAATTGCAATTTTATCTTGGCAAATCTTTGAAGAGGGTTCTGttatttcatcttttcttcGCATGACCTATTATGTGTGTATGAAAGTGCATTGATAAAGAGGGTCTGATGTTGATATgcacaacaaaaataaaagtttgtgaATATTTGAATGGGTTAAGAAGTCATTAATGTTAAAAGACTTTTGTGTTCCACTTGACAATCAAACAATAAATTTGCTCAACCAGTATTGAAAAGaactaagggcctgtttggcaacgtgccaaacaaaGTGCAGATTATGATTTTTGTTCTCTAATCGGTTTGGGatgagaatcgcgtttggtaaaatttttgtttccgggaacaaatttgcttccgggaacaattttggataagatttgagaataaaaaaaattgattctccGTCCGAGAATCGAAAAGAATCAAAAAAGTGAAACCCTCGCTCTTCCCTTTCGTCATCCCGGTTGCCGTCCGCcacccgccgccgtccgccgccgatcaccggaggctcgccggtgCTAGGGTGAGGTcccgagctcgccgaaggccagccgcctcgcccaaccccgacgaggtcggcctagccaccggtggggccgggcgagcctcgccgcagccgggcgaggcttggcctcgccggatcgggcgaggtcgagcctcgccggtgggcgggcgaggctcgcctagccgcCGGTGAAgcttgcttggccaccggcgaggccgggcgagcctcgcctacccggtgaggcttggccgacgaaggccgacctcgGCGATGGCCGTCGCCGGGCCCGGCGACCGCcgataaagaagaagaagaataggaaaaaagggaaaaaaagaaaaaaaaaaaggaaaaagaaaagaaaaaaagaaaaaaatatttaaaaatatttaaaaattaaaataaattaatttggaacagaatcaattaacacgagatcaaacgcaattctattttagaataaaaattttggatagttaccaaacgcgtttttactCGGAATCgttctcgggaatagaataaaaaataatcatttctattCGTAATCGCCCCCCAGGAatgtaatcgttaccaaacgcaccctaagtttCGAGGAAATTCTTTGCTCAAAGGAACTAAACATGTACAGAACAAAGaatctaaaaaataaacaaagaaaacgGAGAAATATACTAGAAGTGTCATAAATTGTGTACATCACACACTTTAATACCAAAAGTCTTCACTAGttcatttaagtaccaaaattgaagaaaaatgatcacttaagtatttATGGTGAGAAATTTCAGCTAGataaattaagtgaaatttataattaaaaattttatttgaggTGACATTTTGTTGGCATTGgagtgatcactttttaataacgattggcactaaagtgatctttttatttttatttttataacaactagcattgaagtgatcattttttactTTGTTAGACGATGTCGTTTAGGGATTATATGCTGACTAGGCATACCGGTAAGCCACGTaagatcaagaaattaataaaatatccCCACATTGGATTTCTGGCAACTCATATCGGAATTGGCGCTTAAGtgatcttaaaaaaaatttagtactaaattgagTGCCGTACACAATTTATAGTATTTCTAGTGTCATTCTCCCCAAAGAAAACATATTATTTTCAATATGCATGATAATACCCacgtaaaattttaaaaacaggATACGTGCTATTTATAATTATGGCAACTAGATCATGTATAGATATAGAAAGAACTAAAAAAGGGGAAAGTGAAGAAACTAGGCTTTGTCAATTGGACAATTATGGGAAATTTTATATCTCCAGCGAGATTAAGGTAGAATTTTAGCCATATAAAGAGTGGAAAAAAAACCCTACCTAATGAAAACTTATGTAGGGTCCCGGGaataagaaataatttgaaaaatattttcctataaataatTGCTTGTGTCCCTTGCAAAAATAAacgaaagaaatttttttcatcgtCCATAAAAATagttagacataaattattgttgataacaaaatactttttattgactaattaacAAGTGATATAAACgattaattttaagaaattattttctaaattattcattttttgacaaaataaatgGACCCGTAATGTTATCTATCCAAGAAGGCGATGGCCTCCCTTTCAATTACCCAATACCTAACCAAACATGACCCATGACCCTTCTGGAATCGGCCGAAATCTGTCCCTAAATCTCGGCCTTCAAACGAGGCCCGTCGTTACAAGTTTTGCTCATTGGGGCTCAGCAAATTTGGGCGTTTGCAATgacttatttaattaatttcttaacatctTGCTTTCAATATCTGGAAACTTAACTTTTACTTAGTAGATCCATGCGCCGCcagaatagaattttttttttttccttttacacaAGTGGCATCATCCACCTTTGATTTGAACAACTACCCACTCACTTAAATTAATGGTGTATTAGGTCGCTCGcatagaactttttttttttttcctcgggCGATGAATTTATAGTTGCTTGTAACATAATGCGTgcacatttatttttcttgccgTATGTGAAACCTTCAACACTTTTTTCATTCTCCCGTACTTTGAAACTATAACTAATTGACTATGAGTCTACTCCTTGTGCAACTCCGAATGAATGCgtgaaattttgggatttttcagagACCCATCCGTAGTCTTTATTGCACTTCTTATTGACATACCGAGTCAGCCATTTGTTAACTCAAAAGCACAAGCAAATTGATTAGTTGTTGGTTCGTCCGTATGGCTATATAGATGCGAAAAGAAGTTAGACAAGTGGCACGTactatttattaaattagaGGAACtgttttttgataatttaaaagatgaatttaTTCTTATCCGAGAGTacagtcctttttttttaatcaacagTATGATTAATTTTGCTTCCCCACATCGGGAGGGAATCCACGACCTTACTTTCGAACCAAATCGACCTAACTCCCTTCATTCACGGTGGAAGCTTCATGATGCCTTTCGTTGTCAGCTTAAAATGGCGAAACCATAGAGCAGCACTTCCATTAAGGTTGGTGCCACTCTCTCGCCAAAACTAAAAAGGCACACCTCGTGTGCTcacagaagagagagggagagagagagagatgccatAGTGATTGTCCTGAATCCATTCTTGAGCTTGACATCTGACCTTATTTATGCCTTTTTACTAGATCTGTCAAGACACGGACGCGATCCCCTTGCCTCGGGTCATTTTCACTTTGATCTTAGAAACCCCATTTTGACTAGACATCAGAAAGAGTTTCCCTCGTCGATGAGCCTTCAGTGACCCGCTTGGCCATGCAATTTCGGGGTTCCTTTTTCTTAAGCGTATGCGGGCGTTAGGGGCCTCTGTAAATTCATGGATGCATTCATGACATGATTGCTTGGGAAGTGCACTGATGGAGATGCACCATCTTATGATTCTCGTGCTTTTCCGAGTGCTATACTTCTTTAAAATCTTCTAAAACTTTGGTGCATCGTTTTAGGAATTTTAGTCTTTCATAGTTTCCTAACACCCCCTcttccccaaaaaaaagaaaaaatttcttgtCTCATGAGGAAAAGgttttcttaaacaaaaaattattaatcataTGACGCCGTGTAGAACTAGTTATTTATTGAAACCGAATCTCAAAAAGTGCAAGCAAGATGATGTATGcgtaaaaattgaaaagagtttCACCACATCGTGAACTAAATATCATGGTTCCATCAAAATATTATGAGTTACACATTACAATACGTCACACCTCGATTGTCTCATAGACaaatcaaaaattattttttaagtgaacaaattttagaatgcatcaaattggaaataaaaacatatataaCATGCTTGGATGGTGTCTCATAACTCATTGTCTCCAAGAAATCCGATCTATCATGTGATATCTCGTAAACAAAGTAAATTAATGCTCCGTTTGTTTCACcgaaattgaatgatttgaaaaatagttttctaaaaatgattttcttatattgcttaaaataattgattaatgaaaaatgttttcattgttgataacaatttatgtctaatatTTTCGTAAATGATGAAactattatttatttcttcattttgatacAAGTGAtatcttttatgaaaatatttttcaaatcattcattttttttattttatgaaatcaacaaaaacttagggcgcgtttggtaatgattatgTTCCTAGGAATATATTATGataagaaatgattattttttattctgtttccaggaactgattctaagcattttaagttatttggtaactgtccaaaatttctgattcaggaatagaattgcgtttggtaccgttctcattaattctgttccaaatcaatttcttttaatttttaaatttttttttttttttttactttttttccttttctttttttttttttctcctattcttcttattcttcttcttcttgtggccggtcacCGGATCGCGCGACCGGCCAGATGAGGGCCGACAACCTCCTcggcccttggcgaggccaGCCTTTGTTGGCGGCCAGGTTGGCCTCGCCAAGGCCAGGCACTggtggggctgggcgagcctcgcctagccaccggtggggctgggcatcgcgaggcttgcccagccccgaCGAGGcgggcctcgctagatctgggaGGCTGAGCCTCGTtggtggctaggcttgcctccggcgagctcaccggatGGCAGATGGCGACTGCAACAGCGGGCGGTGGCGGGCGATGGTGGATGGCGGTCgtgagatggccgaagggaagaagaagagttgttggttttgattctcaaatttgttcccggaacaagaatcaacttttttttttgttcttgattctacttccaatctattctcgggaataaatttatttccgggacaaaaaattttactaaacgcgattctaggcccaaactgattctggcaacaaaaataagaatttggccatgtttggatggttaccaaacatggcctaaGTGTAATCTCGTTCAAGAAGCAATAGCCTATTTAATACCTTGCCCTATATTAAGTGGACATGGAGTGATTCAACCAGCTCGAAGAAGATGGAATGTGAAGATGCCAACTGAAGTCTCCACACGCATGTAAAGCTCCTAGCAAATATATCATATGCAATTCATGGACATGTTCCTGTTGATGTTGTGCCTACCGTCGAAAGATTATCTGATTAAGCACAATCAACTCTTGTTTTCTCTCCATGTCATTTCATATCTGTGGAAAAGTCAAAGCCGTTTCCAGAGCCCAACTCACCACCTTTCAAGAGGAATCTCTGGAAGTTGGAAAGAGGAATTGGAATCAAGAATCCGCTTGAACTCATCGATTCAAATGGCTCATTTCCTGTCGGGTTCTTCCGCTTTCTGTGTTTCAACTATCCCTAACCCTAAATGCCATTTTCTGAGAGACAATCGGAATCTGTAGTGCCATGGATAACCATACACAGGACAGTACGTGAACGATATATGAATTATTCGACACACAGATAATCATCTTGAACAGATAATAACAACTGAAAGCATCCATCTAAATGATGTACTGCTAGTTAAGCATTCCCATGTAAGGGAGTTGTCCTTAATTCGGCTAAAATTCGGCTATTTCATTAACTAATGAAGACCATGTTCTAATCTGTAGACATAAGAACATGAGAGGAATCATGTCAAGTTCCCCCATGTCACAGAAGCGTTGCCCGTTCTCATCAGTTGTCATCTTTCAAGGTGCCTTTGAGGAAGTCCCTGGTCTGCAGTATTGCAAAGTCCTTGGCTTCCGATCTCTTCATTATCCTCAGCCTTCTGCACGACTCCATGAACATCCTGGTACAGCAGGACAGGCATAAGTTCCATTATAACGATGAACACATGACGACAACAACCACGACCACAAACAGCACTAGACATGACGATATTGACGAACTACATAGAGACGTGCGTTGTAACTGTTCCTTAGTTCGATATTTCCACAAACTTTTCACTGATCAATTTCCAAGGGCCAGAAACCCAAAAACCTAATTATCAACTTGCTCTAGTCATGAACAGACGGCAGATGCGATTTTCCATTTCTACGAACGATCCCTCCACTAAGAAATCAAAGACTTggaatgaaggaaagaatcCATCATGTGGGTTGCTTCGTGATGATGCCATGTCTTGACCAGTTCTGGCCATCGAGGACAGTTTTGTCAACTTCCCGGCACCATAATGGGGGAATTGCCTATGTCGGCCACATTGGCTTTGAGAGAGCCAGTGTCAAATGCCGAAATTATTTCGTTGACATTTATGCCAAGGACTtaaggtcaaaaaaaaaaaaaaaaaaaaggtttataaaTCTTCTGTACGATCCGAGACATCTTTTACTATTTTTCCGGGTCGTTAATTATTCTATTTCTCCAAGTGAAAAGCGCAATAGAGCCTGTGCATTAGTCGCGGCTGCTCCACCTAATTTTTCTCATTAGAGAAATAGTAACCACGTGCTTTGAAAATAAGAGCATTAGCTAGTGTGAATCTAAAGGATTACTTGCTTAATTGGATCTTAATTTGGCTTTAGTAAAAGTTCGGACATCGAACATTATTACCAATGACAAAACACATCAGGAATAATGAGTAAGCTACCAAGGACAAAATCGTGAGAAGAACTAGATA
The window above is part of the Eucalyptus grandis isolate ANBG69807.140 chromosome 6, ASM1654582v1, whole genome shotgun sequence genome. Proteins encoded here:
- the LOC104449495 gene encoding protein CDI — protein: MMNGAVNGAPINNSLEKPLKIFIGYDPREDLAYEVCRYSILKRSSIPIEINPIKQSELRKNGLYWRERGKLESTEFSFTRFLTPHLANFDGWAMFVDCDFLYLEDIKELRSLLDDKYAVMCVQHDYTPKETTKMDGAVQTVYPRKNWSSMVLYNCGHPKNKVLTPEVVNTQTGAYLHRFQWLDDSEIGSIPFVWNFLVGHNKVVENDPSTYPKAIHYTLGGPWFEAWKNCEFGDLWTKESEEYQKVDKAQVE